In the Maribacter sp. MJ134 genome, one interval contains:
- a CDS encoding PAS domain-containing protein yields MTNLLNYDNALHKFYKTLKLTSLPISSWDFYSTFFDNHCKSSSDVKALLQLAKNNAWVFNEAVLEQELIDKEHTIVVTDAELRIVYASQNIWEMNRYHPEEIIGQQPKMFQGEKTCKTALKVISNAVKKKEPFEATILNYRKDGSTYNCWIHGQPLFNKEGEVVNFIAFEREVA; encoded by the coding sequence ATGACGAATTTACTAAATTATGATAACGCCCTACATAAGTTTTACAAAACACTAAAGCTTACTAGTTTACCCATTTCTTCATGGGATTTTTATAGTACATTTTTTGATAACCATTGTAAATCTAGTAGTGATGTTAAAGCACTTTTACAGCTTGCAAAAAATAACGCATGGGTATTCAACGAAGCTGTCCTAGAACAAGAATTGATTGATAAAGAACATACCATTGTAGTAACCGATGCGGAATTACGTATTGTGTACGCTTCACAGAATATATGGGAAATGAACAGATACCATCCTGAAGAAATAATTGGGCAACAACCAAAAATGTTCCAAGGAGAAAAGACTTGTAAAACCGCACTCAAAGTAATTTCTAACGCTGTTAAAAAGAAGGAGCCCTTTGAAGCCACCATCTTGAATTACCGTAAAGATGGGTCTACCTATAATTGCTGGATACATGGTCAACCTCTGTTCAACAAAGAAGGGGAAGTTGTGAATTTTATAGCATTTGAAAGGGAAGTAGCGTAA
- a CDS encoding helix-turn-helix domain-containing protein, protein MKFEFHDTKLASLFGFTDDIKKNENNFSSNSGNIQILWNRNEIPILLCIDGLTITLLPNQLVTTTYLQHVSFSKTKAPLTAFLFNRPFYCINDHDSEVSCNGILFFGTQDLPIITIPVEQERKFNVLFEVFEEEFSTSDKIQGDMLQMLLKRLIIMCTRLAKEQLIVRTLDNEQIDVVRKFNVLVDNHFKTKRKVSDYAELLFKSPKTLSNLFAIYNQKSPQQIILERLALEAKRLMSFTDKQNQEIAYELGFNDPAHFSRFFKKMTGHSPSRFRETVVLSN, encoded by the coding sequence ATGAAGTTTGAATTTCATGATACCAAATTGGCTTCACTTTTTGGGTTTACGGATGATATCAAAAAAAATGAAAATAACTTTTCTAGTAACTCGGGTAACATACAAATTCTTTGGAACCGAAATGAGATACCTATTTTACTCTGCATTGATGGTCTTACGATAACACTACTACCTAATCAGCTCGTAACCACAACCTATTTACAACATGTCAGTTTTAGTAAGACTAAGGCTCCTTTAACCGCCTTTCTATTTAATAGGCCATTCTATTGTATCAATGATCATGATAGTGAAGTTTCCTGTAATGGTATACTTTTCTTTGGCACCCAGGATTTACCTATTATTACAATTCCAGTGGAACAAGAGCGAAAGTTCAATGTATTGTTTGAGGTCTTTGAAGAGGAGTTCTCTACCTCGGATAAAATACAGGGAGATATGCTACAAATGCTGTTAAAGCGTTTGATCATAATGTGCACGCGCTTGGCCAAGGAACAACTTATTGTACGAACTCTTGATAACGAACAGATTGATGTGGTACGTAAGTTCAACGTTTTGGTAGATAATCATTTCAAGACCAAACGTAAAGTAAGTGACTATGCGGAGCTCCTTTTTAAAAGTCCAAAAACCTTATCCAATCTTTTTGCTATTTATAATCAGAAATCTCCACAACAGATAATTCTGGAGCGCCTGGCCTTGGAGGCAAAAAGATTGATGAGCTTTACGGACAAGCAAAATCAAGAAATTGCCTATGAACTTGGTTTTAACGATCCTGCACATTTTAGTAGGTTCTTTAAGAAAATGACAGGTCATTCCCCATCTAGATTTCGAGAAACAGTGGTCTTGTCTAATTAA
- a CDS encoding carboxymuconolactone decarboxylase family protein, protein MSTFNVPKREEVSEGNQAIFDNLEKALGFVPNLYATYAHSENALGNYLALSGAKTSLNAKQKEVVNLAVSQVNNCSYCLAAHTAIGKMNGFTEAQILELRAGEASFDSKLDALAKFAKNITENRGATDEEVVTEFLNAGWTKENLVDTIVLVGDKTISNYLHRTTDVPVDFPAVQSLETVQL, encoded by the coding sequence ATGAGCACATTTAACGTACCAAAAAGAGAAGAAGTTTCAGAAGGGAATCAAGCTATTTTTGACAACTTGGAAAAAGCATTGGGATTTGTCCCGAACCTTTACGCCACCTACGCACACTCCGAGAATGCTTTAGGAAACTATTTGGCATTAAGCGGCGCCAAAACATCGCTTAACGCAAAACAGAAAGAAGTCGTAAATCTTGCTGTGAGTCAAGTAAACAACTGTAGTTATTGCTTAGCCGCACATACCGCAATAGGAAAAATGAACGGTTTTACAGAAGCGCAAATCTTAGAATTGAGAGCTGGTGAAGCTTCGTTCGATTCTAAATTGGATGCATTGGCCAAATTCGCTAAGAACATCACTGAAAATAGGGGAGCTACCGACGAAGAAGTCGTAACCGAATTCCTAAACGCCGGTTGGACCAAAGAGAATTTAGTGGATACCATAGTTTTGGTAGGCGACAAGACCATATCCAATTACTTACATAGGACAACTGATGTGCCTGTAGATTTTCCTGCAGTACAGTCTTTAGAAACAGTACAATTATAA
- a CDS encoding plastocyanin/azurin family copper-binding protein has translation MKKVIAVLVLAVGTVFSMNAQDKMMKEDKMMKSTTKTIALEQTSGEFTQKQITVSEGTYVFEIANNNVGHNVGFVLVKKGEDVSKPENHIKTAYVTEQVVTGEKQTSKPTTLTKGEYVYFCPLNPTSTDNTLIVQ, from the coding sequence ATGAAAAAAGTAATCGCAGTATTAGTATTAGCAGTAGGAACAGTATTCTCCATGAACGCTCAAGACAAAATGATGAAGGAGGATAAGATGATGAAATCTACCACGAAAACAATTGCCTTGGAGCAAACGAGTGGAGAATTTACACAAAAACAAATCACCGTCTCGGAAGGGACCTATGTTTTTGAAATCGCCAATAATAATGTTGGACATAACGTAGGTTTCGTATTAGTGAAAAAAGGTGAAGATGTATCTAAACCTGAAAACCACATCAAAACCGCTTACGTAACCGAGCAGGTTGTAACCGGTGAGAAACAAACGTCAAAACCAACTACGTTGACAAAAGGAGAGTATGTATATTTCTGTCCTTTGAACCCAACCTCTACGGATAACACCTTGATAGTACAGTAA
- the dinB gene encoding DNA polymerase IV — translation MISDLPLRKIIHVDMDAFYASVEQLDNPELRGKPIAVGGSSQRGVVAAASYEARKFGVRSAMSSVLAKRNCPELIFVKARFDRYKEISQKIRAVFYEYTDLVEPLSLDEAYLDVTTNKKGNPSATLIAKEIRNRIYEETGLNASAGISINKFIAKVASDINKPNGQKTVNPEEVIEFLEDLEIRKFYGVGKVTAEKMYQLGIFTGKDLKSKSKAFLEEKFGKSGSYYYNVVRGVHQSEVKPHRIPKSVGAERTFNENLSSEIFMLERLEHISNELEKRLKKSDIAGKTVTLKIKYSDFTLNTRSKTLPYFIADKTLILETAKELLYQEELQNSVRLLGISLANLNTDKKEKTKQEAEAIQVQLKFDF, via the coding sequence ATGATATCCGATTTGCCATTGCGAAAAATTATTCATGTAGATATGGATGCCTTCTATGCTTCGGTAGAACAATTGGACAATCCCGAATTAAGAGGTAAACCTATCGCCGTAGGAGGAAGCTCACAGCGAGGTGTCGTAGCCGCAGCTAGTTACGAGGCTCGTAAGTTTGGTGTGCGCAGCGCAATGAGCAGTGTTCTCGCAAAAAGGAACTGCCCGGAGCTTATCTTTGTAAAAGCAAGGTTTGACCGTTATAAAGAGATTTCCCAAAAAATAAGGGCCGTATTCTATGAATATACAGACTTGGTGGAGCCCTTATCTTTAGACGAAGCGTATTTAGACGTTACTACAAACAAGAAAGGAAACCCTTCTGCTACGCTAATAGCGAAAGAAATACGAAACAGGATTTACGAGGAAACGGGTTTAAATGCCTCCGCAGGAATTTCAATAAATAAATTCATTGCCAAGGTGGCTAGCGACATCAATAAACCGAACGGACAAAAAACCGTAAATCCCGAAGAGGTCATCGAATTTTTGGAAGACTTGGAAATTCGAAAGTTTTATGGAGTTGGAAAAGTTACCGCAGAAAAAATGTATCAACTGGGCATTTTTACGGGAAAAGATTTAAAGTCTAAATCTAAGGCCTTTTTGGAGGAGAAATTTGGAAAAAGTGGAAGCTATTACTATAATGTGGTGCGGGGAGTGCACCAGAGCGAAGTTAAACCACATCGGATTCCAAAGTCCGTGGGTGCAGAACGTACTTTCAATGAAAATCTAAGTAGTGAGATTTTCATGTTAGAACGTTTAGAGCATATTTCCAACGAGTTGGAAAAACGCTTGAAAAAATCGGATATCGCCGGTAAAACAGTAACCTTAAAAATTAAGTATAGTGATTTTACCTTGAATACAAGAAGTAAAACCCTTCCCTATTTTATAGCTGACAAAACCTTGATTCTTGAAACGGCAAAAGAATTGTTATACCAAGAAGAACTTCAAAATTCCGTACGCTTATTAGGTATTTCCCTAGCAAATCTAAATACGGACAAAAAGGAAAAAACCAAACAAGAAGCAGAGGCCATACAAGTACAATTGAAGTTCGATTTTTAA
- a CDS encoding CYTH domain-containing protein — MIEIERKFLVTSAIFKKEAISKTRIVQGFLNTDPDRTVRIRLKGEEGFITIKGRSNKTGISRFEWEKEISPEEAEALLKLCEEGTLEKTRYEISYGKHVFEVDEFYGPNTGLIVAEVELDSENEVFTKPKWLGREVTGETKYYNSQLSKMPFSEWRTT; from the coding sequence ATGATTGAAATTGAACGGAAGTTTTTAGTAACATCAGCTATTTTTAAGAAGGAAGCAATTTCAAAAACTAGAATAGTCCAAGGTTTTTTGAACACGGACCCTGATAGGACAGTTCGGATTCGATTAAAGGGAGAAGAGGGTTTTATCACAATAAAAGGCAGGTCCAATAAAACGGGCATTTCACGTTTTGAGTGGGAAAAAGAAATAAGCCCGGAAGAAGCAGAAGCTTTGTTGAAGTTATGTGAAGAAGGTACTTTGGAGAAAACCAGATATGAAATATCTTACGGCAAGCATGTCTTTGAGGTCGACGAGTTTTATGGCCCCAATACAGGTTTAATTGTTGCGGAGGTTGAACTAGATTCCGAAAACGAGGTCTTTACGAAGCCAAAATGGCTGGGAAGGGAAGTCACCGGAGAAACCAAATATTATAATTCTCAATTAAGCAAGATGCCATTTAGCGAATGGCGAACTACTTAA
- a CDS encoding AEC family transporter, which produces MDLTLQKTITFVLFIGIGILLKLKFKSKEELTGIKKIILNLALPATIFLALIGVKIDSALLSLPFLALMLNMILFLVFPYLIPLTGIAKNSPQYRTARLLVPSLAPGLSCFPFVIEFLGDEYLAKAAMADLGNKVFVLIILYLVAMNWYYRKRALKTTSNTKKIKSLVLAMISEPVNIFIIIALILVFFGFNKESLPFFISETISRLSLIMTPLVLLFIGLAVNIKKKQFSKLLALLFLRAGFVALLCGSLIMVCNIEVQNDILLLLAFGFSACSFWPFSHIALVDAQENRIAKSKRTFNSNFAVNILALSFPLSTVLILGILSSGSLFSSATPVFLLGAIFMSLGILPFIIKNIKAIRRKAAKEKMQWVIFKTSYTESL; this is translated from the coding sequence ATGGACTTAACTTTACAAAAGACCATAACATTTGTACTATTTATTGGTATTGGCATACTCTTAAAACTGAAATTCAAGTCTAAGGAAGAGTTGACCGGCATTAAGAAGATTATTCTAAACCTAGCGCTGCCCGCTACTATTTTCTTAGCACTAATAGGGGTTAAAATCGATAGCGCGCTACTATCCCTTCCATTTTTAGCTCTGATGCTAAACATGATTCTATTTCTAGTGTTTCCATACCTAATTCCTCTTACGGGTATCGCCAAGAATAGTCCGCAATATAGAACTGCTAGACTACTCGTTCCCTCATTGGCACCTGGACTCTCCTGTTTTCCTTTTGTTATAGAATTTTTGGGCGATGAGTATCTGGCTAAGGCTGCCATGGCAGATTTAGGGAATAAGGTTTTTGTGCTGATCATCCTTTATCTAGTAGCAATGAACTGGTACTATCGTAAAAGAGCTCTGAAAACAACATCAAACACTAAAAAAATTAAATCTTTGGTATTGGCAATGATTTCAGAACCTGTAAATATCTTTATAATCATTGCCTTGATTTTGGTGTTTTTCGGGTTTAATAAGGAATCGTTGCCATTTTTTATTAGCGAAACCATAAGTCGTTTAAGCCTAATCATGACCCCGTTAGTGCTTTTATTTATAGGTCTTGCCGTAAATATCAAGAAAAAACAGTTTTCAAAATTGTTAGCTTTACTTTTTTTACGAGCAGGTTTTGTGGCTTTATTATGTGGTTCGTTAATCATGGTATGCAATATTGAAGTTCAAAACGATATTCTTTTACTGCTTGCCTTTGGTTTTAGTGCTTGTAGCTTTTGGCCGTTTTCGCATATTGCACTGGTTGATGCCCAAGAGAACAGAATTGCCAAAAGCAAACGTACGTTTAACTCCAACTTTGCTGTAAATATTCTGGCACTTTCCTTCCCATTATCAACGGTATTAATTTTAGGAATTCTTTCCAGTGGAAGCTTATTTTCAAGCGCAACTCCGGTTTTCTTACTGGGAGCAATTTTTATGAGCTTGGGAATACTGCCCTTTATCATAAAAAACATTAAAGCGATACGAAGAAAAGCGGCCAAGGAAAAAATGCAATGGGTAATCTTTAAAACATCGTATACAGAGAGTCTTTAG
- a CDS encoding pyridoxal phosphate-dependent aminotransferase gives MRTEKINRRNWLKKGVLTAGGVIAAPYLSFAETSRTPITLDLNGDAIYSPFFKEYLLDTEREFPVLSAKLNANENPYGPSPKALEALKTNAFKGNRYAWKELFELMDKIAEVEGVQRENIMMGPGSSDLLEKTAVTLFMNGGNVVSADPAYMSLIRVAEAAGGTWKAVPLKENWSHDLKAMEAAIDKDTKLVYICNPNNPTGTITEYNELLDFCSRVSEKVPVFIDEAYLGFLEDGAKKSMVSLVNEGKDVIIARTFSKIHGMAGLRVGYAVAQKATLDRLQKITRAGMGISYPSVFAAMAAMDDVEFLDQSRALNAACREYVYQSLDAMGIAYVPSHTSFMIFPIEMEGKDFLQKMTDLKVGVRAFNFMGKNWCRVSMGTMEEMKIFTSALKDVIA, from the coding sequence ATGAGAACAGAAAAAATAAACCGTAGAAATTGGTTAAAAAAAGGTGTTTTAACTGCTGGTGGAGTCATCGCCGCACCCTATTTAAGTTTTGCGGAGACATCCCGAACACCCATTACCCTAGACCTTAATGGAGACGCAATCTATAGTCCTTTTTTTAAGGAATATTTACTAGACACTGAAAGGGAGTTCCCCGTTCTATCCGCAAAATTAAACGCCAACGAAAATCCTTATGGCCCCTCTCCAAAAGCACTTGAAGCATTAAAAACTAACGCTTTTAAAGGTAACCGTTATGCATGGAAGGAACTATTTGAACTCATGGACAAAATTGCCGAAGTTGAAGGGGTTCAACGTGAAAATATAATGATGGGGCCCGGGTCCTCTGACCTTTTGGAAAAAACGGCTGTTACGCTATTCATGAACGGAGGAAACGTTGTATCTGCAGACCCAGCTTATATGTCCCTAATACGCGTGGCAGAGGCCGCAGGTGGTACTTGGAAAGCCGTTCCTTTAAAAGAAAATTGGTCTCATGACCTAAAAGCCATGGAAGCCGCTATAGATAAAGATACCAAGTTGGTATATATCTGTAATCCTAATAATCCTACGGGAACTATTACCGAGTACAATGAACTCTTGGATTTTTGCTCTAGGGTCTCCGAAAAAGTGCCCGTTTTTATAGATGAAGCTTATCTAGGTTTTCTTGAAGATGGTGCCAAAAAAAGCATGGTCTCCCTGGTCAACGAAGGAAAAGACGTCATCATTGCGCGCACCTTTTCAAAAATTCATGGAATGGCTGGTTTAAGAGTAGGGTACGCCGTTGCGCAGAAAGCTACTTTAGATAGACTTCAAAAAATTACTCGTGCCGGGATGGGCATATCATATCCATCGGTATTTGCGGCAATGGCGGCAATGGATGATGTCGAATTTTTGGACCAATCTAGAGCACTTAATGCAGCATGTAGGGAGTATGTTTACCAAAGTCTTGATGCTATGGGCATAGCATATGTGCCTTCGCACACCAGTTTTATGATTTTCCCGATTGAAATGGAAGGCAAGGATTTCCTTCAAAAAATGACCGATTTAAAGGTCGGCGTACGTGCTTTTAACTTTATGGGAAAAAATTGGTGTCGCGTAAGTATGGGTACTATGGAAGAAATGAAAATTTTTACCTCTGCCCTAAAAGATGTAATTGCGTAG
- a CDS encoding SulP family inorganic anion transporter, which produces MLKDIFDFSNIKGDLTGGLVAGVVALPLALAFGVQSGLGAISGLYGAIAVGILAALFGGTLTQASGPTGPMTVVSAALVASAIDIAGSLESAMGIIILAFLLGGVLQILFGLINIAGYIKYFPYPVVSGFMSGVGLIIVILQLFPFAGLDSAKSTVGVMQDLPRLFTDFKWQALALGALTVLIYYVFPKITKAVPSPLVALIVASLVAFFLKWDVPVIGEIPSGLPSLQLDGILSIDSSAYYLIAEYALVLAVLGSIDSLLTSVIADNMTKTKHNSNRELIGQGIGNAVAAMFGGIPGAGATKGTVVNINSGGRTRLSGMFHGLFLLAVLLGLGSLAAHIPLAVLAGILIPIGFKIVDTKGLKHLTSVPRADAVVLIVVLLFTTFGSLIQAVGIGLILASLLFMKKASDLGEEGIEVGLLAGFDGEKPWKDEEEFYNKYKDRVAIKHLYGPLFFGFTSHFKDQLQEISEVDALIIRFDQVPYIDQSGLYALEDALLELDKKGIKVLLTGLQTQPMDLLSSIDIVPDLVPEEQLFEDIEGSFEWLRTHLKGFE; this is translated from the coding sequence ATGCTGAAAGATATTTTTGATTTTAGTAATATCAAAGGAGATTTAACTGGTGGCCTCGTTGCCGGAGTGGTAGCGTTACCTTTGGCATTGGCCTTTGGTGTTCAGTCCGGGTTAGGAGCAATCTCAGGACTTTACGGTGCCATTGCGGTAGGTATTTTGGCAGCCCTTTTTGGGGGCACATTAACACAGGCCAGCGGACCTACAGGGCCCATGACCGTAGTATCGGCAGCCTTGGTAGCAAGTGCTATAGATATTGCCGGAAGTTTAGAAAGCGCTATGGGTATTATAATACTCGCTTTTTTATTGGGTGGCGTACTACAGATACTTTTTGGGCTTATTAATATTGCCGGATATATCAAATACTTTCCCTATCCCGTTGTTTCTGGATTTATGAGTGGCGTAGGTTTAATTATCGTTATTCTACAACTATTCCCGTTTGCAGGATTGGATTCTGCTAAATCTACGGTAGGAGTAATGCAGGATTTGCCCCGACTGTTTACAGATTTTAAATGGCAGGCACTAGCACTTGGAGCATTAACCGTGCTTATTTACTATGTTTTTCCGAAAATAACCAAAGCGGTGCCAAGCCCCTTAGTGGCGCTAATCGTTGCTTCTTTGGTAGCTTTTTTCCTAAAATGGGACGTGCCGGTTATAGGTGAAATTCCTTCTGGTCTTCCCAGTTTACAACTAGATGGCATCTTATCCATAGATAGTTCGGCTTATTATCTTATTGCGGAATATGCCTTGGTACTGGCAGTTTTAGGTTCCATTGATTCGTTGTTGACATCGGTCATTGCAGATAATATGACCAAGACCAAACACAATAGTAATCGTGAACTAATTGGGCAAGGTATTGGTAATGCCGTTGCGGCGATGTTCGGAGGTATTCCAGGAGCAGGTGCTACAAAGGGTACCGTTGTAAATATCAACTCTGGAGGTAGAACAAGGTTATCTGGCATGTTCCATGGTCTGTTTCTTTTAGCCGTTTTATTGGGTCTAGGCTCTTTGGCAGCGCATATTCCACTCGCCGTACTCGCAGGAATACTAATTCCAATAGGATTTAAAATAGTGGACACCAAGGGACTAAAACACTTGACAAGTGTGCCACGGGCCGATGCGGTGGTGCTTATTGTTGTACTTCTTTTTACGACCTTCGGTAGTTTAATACAAGCAGTAGGTATTGGTCTTATTCTTGCCTCCTTACTTTTTATGAAGAAAGCAAGTGATCTTGGTGAAGAAGGCATTGAGGTGGGTCTGTTGGCTGGTTTTGATGGGGAAAAACCTTGGAAAGACGAGGAAGAATTCTACAATAAGTACAAAGATAGGGTTGCGATAAAACACCTTTATGGACCACTTTTTTTCGGGTTTACCTCACATTTTAAAGATCAATTACAGGAAATCTCAGAAGTAGATGCGCTAATCATTCGTTTTGACCAAGTTCCCTATATAGACCAATCCGGATTATATGCCCTGGAAGATGCCCTTTTAGAGCTTGACAAAAAAGGTATCAAAGTTTTGCTGACCGGTCTACAGACCCAACCAATGGATTTACTTTCCTCAATTGATATTGTACCGGACCTTGTGCCCGAAGAGCAGCTTTTTGAGGATATTGAAGGTAGTTTTGAGTGGTTAAGGACCCATTTAAAAGGATTTGAATGA
- the pheS gene encoding phenylalanine--tRNA ligase subunit alpha — protein MIETIREHILQVENFTAEDKAAVEAFRIKYLGKKGLLNDFFAEFKNVPNEQKKEFGQSINQLKQAALHKVDSLTKTLEHNSEQEGVFGDLTRPGEPIELGARHPISIVKNRIIEIFSRIGFNVSEGPEIEDDWHNFTALNLPEYHPARDMQDTFFVQTDPDVLLRTHTSSVQVRYMENNQPPIRTISPGRVYRNEAISARSHCFFHQVEGLYIDKDVSFADLKQTLQYFTTELFGKSKIRLRPSYFPFTEPSAEVDVYWGLETETDYKMTKGTGWLEIMGCGMVDPNVLKNCGIDSDEYSGFAFGMGIDRIALLLHQISDIRLLSENDLRFLEQFRSVL, from the coding sequence ATGATCGAGACGATTAGGGAACATATTTTACAGGTAGAAAATTTCACCGCCGAGGACAAAGCGGCCGTGGAAGCTTTTCGCATTAAATATTTGGGAAAGAAAGGATTATTGAACGACTTTTTTGCAGAATTTAAAAATGTTCCTAACGAACAAAAAAAGGAATTTGGTCAAAGTATCAATCAATTAAAACAAGCAGCGTTACATAAAGTTGACAGTCTTACTAAGACCTTAGAGCATAATTCAGAACAAGAAGGTGTCTTTGGAGATTTAACTCGCCCGGGCGAACCAATCGAACTTGGTGCAAGACATCCCATTTCTATTGTAAAAAATAGAATTATTGAAATATTTTCCCGTATAGGTTTCAATGTTTCCGAAGGACCGGAAATAGAAGACGACTGGCATAATTTTACGGCATTGAACCTTCCGGAGTATCACCCGGCAAGAGATATGCAGGATACCTTCTTCGTGCAGACCGATCCAGATGTATTGTTGCGCACCCATACCTCCTCGGTACAAGTACGTTATATGGAAAACAATCAGCCTCCAATACGTACCATATCTCCGGGAAGGGTATATCGAAACGAGGCCATTTCCGCAAGGTCTCATTGTTTTTTCCATCAGGTGGAAGGACTTTATATTGATAAGGATGTATCTTTTGCCGATTTAAAACAAACCTTGCAGTATTTTACAACGGAGCTTTTTGGAAAATCTAAAATACGTCTAAGACCATCGTATTTCCCTTTTACCGAACCAAGTGCAGAAGTCGATGTGTACTGGGGTTTAGAGACCGAGACGGATTACAAAATGACGAAAGGGACAGGTTGGTTAGAAATTATGGGCTGCGGTATGGTAGACCCCAATGTTCTTAAAAATTGTGGTATCGATTCTGATGAATACTCGGGATTTGCATTTGGAATGGGAATTGACCGTATTGCCCTTCTTCTTCATCAGATTTCAGATATTCGCCTATTAAGTGAAAACGATCTTCGTTTCCTAGAGCAGTTTAGAAGTGTATTGTAA
- a CDS encoding carbonic anhydrase family protein, protein MKAHTKETQAAITPDAAIQLLKEGNDRFVANDMVPRNLLDQVNDTAQGQYPFATVLSCIDSRVSAELIFDQGVGDIFSARVAGNIVNEDLLGSMEFACKLAGTKVVVILGHTACGAVKGACDNAKMGNLTILLHKIKHAVRAVKEPADKSQRNSKNIDFVNEVVLKNIELTIEDTRSLSPILQEMEDNGEIKIIGAMYDIKTGKVSFLD, encoded by the coding sequence ATGAAAGCACATACCAAAGAAACCCAAGCAGCGATAACACCAGATGCCGCCATACAATTGTTAAAGGAGGGGAATGATAGATTTGTTGCCAACGATATGGTACCCCGTAATCTATTGGATCAAGTAAACGATACGGCTCAAGGACAATACCCATTTGCCACGGTGCTAAGTTGTATTGACTCTAGAGTATCCGCAGAACTTATATTTGATCAAGGTGTCGGTGACATCTTTAGTGCACGAGTAGCAGGGAACATTGTTAATGAAGACCTACTTGGAAGTATGGAATTCGCGTGTAAATTAGCAGGAACCAAGGTTGTTGTAATATTAGGGCATACCGCTTGTGGTGCGGTAAAAGGAGCTTGTGACAATGCTAAAATGGGTAATCTTACTATTCTTTTGCATAAAATTAAACATGCCGTAAGAGCTGTAAAAGAGCCAGCGGATAAAAGTCAGCGAAATTCAAAGAACATCGATTTTGTGAACGAAGTGGTCCTCAAGAATATTGAATTAACCATAGAAGATACGCGTAGTCTCAGTCCTATCCTTCAAGAAATGGAGGACAATGGAGAAATTAAGATTATTGGCGCTATGTACGATATAAAGACCGGTAAAGTAAGCTTTCTAGACTAG